In Streptomyces hawaiiensis, one genomic interval encodes:
- a CDS encoding SDR family oxidoreductase, whose amino-acid sequence MSLLAGKTVVVSGVGAGLGRQVAAAVVRDGGRAVLGARTEASLAKTAAEVDPGGARTAYRATDISDEAQCEALAEVALARFGGIDAVVHVAALDSHFGGLEDADFEAWRSVLDVNLLGTLRMTRACLPSLKQDGGSVVFVGTQSAVAAPSQVRQAAYAASKGALTSAMYSLARELGPYRIRVNTVLPGWMWGPPVRAYVQFAAESEGVSEAAVLGRLTDRMALPELATDGDVADAAVFLASDRARAITGQSLLVNAGELMR is encoded by the coding sequence ATGTCACTGCTCGCGGGGAAGACGGTCGTCGTGTCGGGGGTCGGGGCCGGCCTCGGACGGCAGGTCGCGGCGGCCGTCGTGCGGGACGGCGGGCGGGCCGTGCTCGGGGCCCGCACGGAGGCGAGCCTGGCGAAGACGGCCGCCGAGGTCGACCCCGGCGGGGCGCGCACCGCGTACCGCGCCACGGACATCTCCGACGAGGCGCAGTGCGAGGCGCTGGCGGAGGTGGCGCTGGCGCGGTTCGGAGGGATCGACGCCGTCGTTCATGTGGCCGCGCTCGACAGTCACTTCGGCGGGCTGGAGGACGCCGACTTCGAGGCCTGGCGGTCCGTCCTCGACGTGAACCTGCTGGGCACGCTGCGGATGACCCGGGCCTGTCTGCCGTCGCTCAAACAGGACGGTGGATCCGTCGTGTTCGTCGGGACGCAGTCGGCGGTGGCGGCCCCCTCGCAGGTGCGGCAGGCGGCGTACGCGGCGTCGAAGGGGGCGCTGACGAGTGCGATGTACTCGCTCGCGCGGGAGCTCGGACCGTACCGGATCCGGGTCAACACCGTGCTGCCCGGCTGGATGTGGGGGCCGCCGGTGCGGGCGTACGTGCAGTTCGCGGCGGAGTCGGAAGGCGTGTCGGAGGCGGCGGTGCTGGGCAGGCTGACAGACCGGATGGCGCTGCCGGAGCTGGCGACGGACGGAGACGTCGCGGACGCGGCGGTGTTCCTC
- a CDS encoding amidohydrolase family protein, whose translation MSEQRRASEEAREIRRFWGRLGLPGLIDVHTHFMPERVLHKVWDYFDTNGPLIGGMQWPITYRKEEVERAALLRDFGVRAFTSMLYPHKPGMARWLNGWAADFARRTPDCLHTATLYPEPDVESYVREAVEAGARVFKAHVQVGAYDPADERLDPAWGALAEAGTPVVIHCGSGPAPGKHTGPEPVARVLARHPKLRLIVAHMGMPEYDEFLGLAERYHQVRLDTTMAFTDFTEDFMPYPRRALPRFAALGDRILFGSDFPNIPYPYLHQLQALERLGLGDEWLRAVCHDNAAGLFTL comes from the coding sequence ATGAGTGAGCAGCGCAGGGCGTCCGAGGAGGCCCGTGAGATCCGCCGGTTCTGGGGCCGGCTCGGGCTCCCCGGACTGATCGACGTCCACACCCACTTCATGCCCGAGCGGGTCCTGCACAAGGTGTGGGACTACTTCGACACCAACGGGCCGCTGATCGGCGGGATGCAGTGGCCGATCACGTACCGGAAGGAGGAGGTGGAGAGGGCGGCACTGCTGCGGGACTTCGGCGTGCGGGCCTTCACCTCGATGCTCTACCCGCACAAGCCCGGCATGGCGAGGTGGCTGAACGGCTGGGCGGCCGACTTCGCCCGCCGTACCCCCGACTGCCTGCACACCGCCACCCTCTACCCCGAGCCCGACGTCGAGAGTTACGTCCGTGAGGCCGTCGAAGCGGGGGCGCGCGTGTTCAAGGCCCATGTGCAGGTGGGCGCGTACGACCCGGCCGACGAGCGTCTCGACCCTGCGTGGGGTGCGCTGGCCGAGGCGGGGACACCCGTGGTGATCCACTGCGGCTCCGGGCCCGCGCCCGGCAAGCACACCGGCCCCGAGCCCGTCGCGCGGGTGCTGGCGCGGCACCCGAAGCTACGGCTGATCGTCGCCCACATGGGCATGCCCGAGTACGACGAGTTCCTCGGCCTCGCCGAGCGGTACCACCAGGTGCGGCTGGACACGACCATGGCGTTCACGGACTTCACCGAGGACTTCATGCCGTACCCGCGCCGGGCCCTGCCCCGGTTCGCCGCACTCGGCGACCGCATCCTGTTCGGCTCCGACTTCCCCAACATCCCCTACCCGTACCTGCACCAGCTCCAGGCCCTGGAACGCCTGGGCCTCGGCGACGAGTGGCTCCGGGCCGTGTGCCACGACAACGCGGCCGGTCTGTTCACCCTGTGA
- a CDS encoding glutaredoxin domain-containing protein has protein sequence MKRAWPLPVLLLLCGSAGAAGLVRTGSTGAAVALLLVFLLLAAAHSPLVFPRPAGALEAERRSAADGRPVVYWRPGCTYCLRLRIRLGRDARRLHWVDIWRDPAGAAAVRAANQGDETVPTVVVAGRAHTNPDPAWVREQLTG, from the coding sequence ATGAAGCGCGCCTGGCCCCTGCCGGTACTGCTGCTGCTCTGTGGCTCGGCCGGGGCGGCGGGGCTGGTCCGCACGGGGAGCACCGGTGCGGCCGTGGCCCTGCTCCTGGTGTTCCTCCTCCTCGCGGCCGCGCACTCGCCGCTTGTCTTTCCCCGGCCGGCCGGCGCTCTGGAGGCGGAGCGGCGCAGCGCGGCCGACGGCCGCCCGGTCGTCTACTGGCGGCCGGGCTGCACGTACTGCCTCCGGCTGCGCATCCGCCTGGGGCGGGATGCCCGCCGGTTGCACTGGGTCGACATCTGGCGGGACCCGGCCGGGGCCGCGGCGGTGCGCGCGGCCAACCAGGGCGACGAGACCGTGCCGACCGTCGTCGTGGCGGGCCGGGCACACACCAACCCCGACCCGGCGTGGGTGCGCGAGCAGCTCACAGGGTGA